A genomic segment from Chitinophagales bacterium encodes:
- a CDS encoding MIP/aquaporin family protein, with amino-acid sequence MSEFTAELIGTMLLVLLGCSVVANCVLEKTKGNGGGWIVITTGWALGVFVGVTVAAPYSGAHINPAVTLGLAMIGSFPWESVPLFILAQMLGAALGAFIVWLFYQQHFEVTEDHDTKLAVFSTIPAIRNPIKNLISEVVGTFVLVYAVLHVAEPEISTEVGKVSKVGMGSLGAIPVTLIVLGIGLSLGGTTGYAINPARDLGPRIMHSILPISNKGSSDWAYAWVPIVGPLLGAGVAVVLTLLCG; translated from the coding sequence ATGAGCGAATTTACGGCTGAATTAATTGGAACCATGCTACTTGTGCTTTTGGGTTGTAGCGTTGTGGCCAATTGTGTACTTGAGAAGACCAAAGGAAACGGAGGTGGCTGGATTGTAATAACCACAGGCTGGGCATTGGGCGTATTTGTGGGTGTAACGGTAGCGGCCCCATATAGCGGAGCGCACATCAATCCGGCAGTAACGCTCGGCTTGGCTATGATAGGCTCCTTCCCCTGGGAAAGCGTTCCTTTATTTATTTTGGCCCAAATGTTGGGAGCTGCCCTTGGAGCATTTATTGTTTGGCTTTTTTATCAGCAGCATTTTGAAGTTACCGAAGATCATGATACCAAGTTGGCTGTTTTCAGCACTATTCCTGCCATTAGAAATCCAATCAAAAATTTGATAAGTGAAGTGGTAGGCACTTTTGTCTTGGTGTATGCTGTGTTGCACGTAGCAGAGCCTGAAATTAGTACTGAAGTGGGAAAGGTTTCCAAAGTGGGAATGGGTTCGTTGGGGGCTATCCCGGTAACATTGATCGTTTTGGGCATTGGGCTTTCCCTGGGAGGGACAACCGGATATGCCATAAATCCGGCAAGGGATTTAGGTCCGAGGATAATGCACAGCATTTTGCCCATATCGAACAAGGGCAGCAGCGACTGGGCCTACGCTTGGGTGCCGATTGTAGGGCCGCTTTTGGGAGCTGGTGTTGCCGTGGTTTTGACTTTGCTATGTGGGTGA
- a CDS encoding O-antigen ligase family protein yields the protein MIPIIIKFSKKFDVKEKAGGRKRHKKEISMLGGVPIYIVFILSNLFFWEPSNPLPQIFVLLAFSLLFLTGLYDDIKPLNAAKKFFFQILSAALLVYFADVHHSSYFTQLAISDEIVKIISLVFIVFIINAYNLIDGINGLSAMLSVVAIMCFGVWFYAAGFENNAYICFAMSASILVFLKFNLFNTKIFLGDNGSMLMGLSIAYFSILFIQYNQNLGSETSLKLISPFGLAIAAMSIPIMDTLRLFTLRIFYLQKSPFKADRNHLHHLLLRLGLSHIQISLLLSGLSALLIIFALSVQNIGNTGIVFVIILTYIALLIALDYFIFNQYRKKLPKKTVFNEAIKIKEELNNPMVYEFFFALSFFILAISIPFHRVSTSIPTILILFSFVLLIISNFIRKRQDFHIIFKSESLKFLKHPYSILVLLVVIYYTIHYLVFPTKGGNSLSLKFLILIFWLPFFELRKIINIKPEIILRSYVYGCFGFSIYILYHAFFSFHKLGWEAFFYSDLLSHVKANPITHSLYFNLAIIFLSVNFHKLKNKIWQYIHLAILFVLISMVVLFGSKLGYVALFLSLATAVFFICKSKLQRLTVVSIIAIYALFGYYQVPFLNNKVDNLIWQITNHENISIENRLPRSIIWHEAIVQIKENWLFGTGVGNSMNVLEKRYKLIDYKKGIKNRYNCHNQFLENFLQTGIFGFLSLLLIFIYCFNVAFKNKSKTYLLFLATIILYMMAESLFETQMGMVAFAFFNALFISSFAKKNGAINGPNQNSLE from the coding sequence TTGATCCCAATAATAATAAAGTTTTCAAAAAAATTCGATGTAAAAGAGAAAGCCGGAGGAAGAAAAAGGCACAAGAAAGAAATTTCAATGCTCGGGGGGGTGCCGATTTACATTGTGTTTATTCTAAGCAATTTATTTTTTTGGGAACCTAGCAATCCTCTACCTCAAATTTTTGTGCTGCTTGCCTTTTCATTGCTGTTTCTTACTGGTCTGTACGATGATATCAAACCCTTGAATGCTGCCAAAAAATTCTTCTTTCAAATACTCTCTGCTGCATTACTTGTATATTTTGCAGATGTACACCACTCTTCTTATTTCACCCAATTGGCCATTAGTGATGAGATCGTGAAAATTATTAGCCTGGTATTTATCGTCTTTATAATCAATGCTTACAACCTTATAGATGGCATAAATGGCTTGTCGGCAATGCTCTCTGTGGTAGCTATAATGTGTTTTGGGGTTTGGTTTTATGCTGCAGGATTTGAAAACAATGCCTATATCTGCTTTGCCATGAGTGCTTCAATACTGGTTTTTTTAAAGTTCAATTTATTCAACACAAAGATTTTTTTGGGCGACAATGGCTCAATGCTAATGGGGCTTTCTATAGCCTATTTTTCTATTCTTTTTATTCAATACAACCAAAATTTGGGCAGCGAAACATCCCTGAAGTTGATCTCACCATTTGGGTTAGCAATTGCAGCTATGTCTATTCCAATAATGGACACTCTAAGGCTTTTCACACTAAGAATATTTTACCTGCAAAAATCTCCTTTCAAGGCCGACAGGAACCATCTGCACCACTTGCTGCTAAGGCTTGGCTTATCCCATATTCAAATCAGTTTATTGCTAAGTGGCCTTAGTGCACTATTAATTATTTTTGCACTTAGCGTTCAAAACATTGGAAATACGGGAATCGTATTTGTTATTATCCTTACCTATATTGCATTACTCATAGCACTGGACTATTTCATTTTTAATCAATACAGGAAAAAACTCCCTAAAAAAACCGTATTTAATGAAGCCATAAAAATTAAAGAAGAACTGAATAATCCAATGGTATATGAGTTCTTTTTCGCACTTTCATTCTTTATACTGGCAATATCCATTCCTTTTCATCGAGTATCTACCAGTATCCCTACAATATTGATCCTGTTTTCATTTGTCCTGCTGATAATCAGTAATTTCATAAGAAAAAGACAGGATTTCCATATCATTTTTAAATCTGAAAGCCTTAAATTTTTAAAGCATCCTTACTCGATACTAGTTCTTTTAGTGGTTATTTATTACACCATCCATTATTTAGTTTTCCCAACTAAAGGAGGCAATTCACTTTCATTAAAATTTCTGATATTAATATTTTGGTTGCCGTTTTTCGAGCTTAGAAAAATTATCAATATAAAACCTGAAATTATACTCCGGTCTTACGTCTATGGATGTTTTGGATTCAGCATTTATATACTATACCACGCATTTTTCTCATTTCATAAATTAGGTTGGGAAGCATTTTTTTACAGTGATTTACTGAGTCATGTCAAAGCAAATCCAATCACACATTCTCTCTATTTTAATCTGGCAATAATATTCCTTTCTGTGAATTTTCATAAACTCAAAAACAAAATCTGGCAATACATACACCTGGCTATACTTTTTGTCCTAATATCAATGGTGGTTCTATTCGGTTCCAAATTGGGTTATGTTGCATTATTCTTAAGTTTGGCAACAGCTGTGTTTTTTATCTGTAAAAGCAAATTACAAAGATTAACCGTTGTGTCTATTATAGCAATATATGCCCTGTTTGGGTATTATCAAGTACCATTCCTGAATAATAAAGTTGATAATTTGATATGGCAAATCACTAATCATGAAAATATATCCATAGAGAATCGTCTGCCCAGAAGCATTATATGGCATGAAGCAATAGTCCAGATCAAAGAAAATTGGCTTTTTGGTACGGGAGTTGGCAATTCAATGAATGTATTAGAAAAGCGCTACAAACTCATTGATTATAAAAAAGGTATTAAAAACAGATACAATTGTCATAATCAATTTTTAGAAAACTTTTTACAAACGGGAATTTTTGGTTTTCTGAGCTTGCTTTTAATTTTCATTTATTGCTTTAATGTAGCATTCAAGAATAAAAGCAAAACATACTTGCTCTTTTTAGCGACAATCATACTCTATATGATGGCAGAATCCCTTTTTGAAACCCAAATGGGCATGGTAGCATTTGCCTTTTTCAATGCATTGTTTATTTCTTCATTTGCCAAGAAAAATGGGGCAATAAATGGCCCAAATCAAAACAGTCTTGAATGA